ATGAAGGCCTGCTGGTCTATACCCTGGTGGATTCATCCCTGGCGGTTGCCGTGCATACCATTGCCGAAGAGCATGGTCTGATGGCGTTTGACCTGCTCTCGCCCCTCTTGCACAGTCTTTCTGTTTTTCTGGGTACTGTGGCCCAATCCACCCCCGGTCTGCTGCATCAGATCGATACCGATTATTTCCGCCGCATGGAGGCGGTCAACTTTACGGTCAAGCATGATGACGGCCAGGAGAACCGCGGCCTGGTTAAGGCAGATCTGGTGCTGGTGGGAGTCTCCCGCTCATCCAAGACCCCGCTTTCCATGTATCTGGCCAACAAAGGTTACAAGGTGGCCAACGTACCGCTGGTAAAGGGGATTGATCCGCCGGAGGAGCTGGAGGCGATTGACCCGTCCAAGGTGGTCGGTCTGTTGATCAGCCCCAAACGTCTGGTGGAGATCCGTACCTCCCGGCTGGTAAACATGGGGCAGAGCATGAAAAACAGCTATGCCGATTATGAGAAAGTGGAAGATGAGATCGCCTTTTGCCGTCAGTACTACCGCA
Above is a window of Trichlorobacter lovleyi SZ DNA encoding:
- a CDS encoding pyruvate, water dikinase regulatory protein, with product MKKIYVLSDSTGETAERVVRAALSQFGGSDVRIVRLAKVCNQQEVQQAVATVTADEGLLVYTLVDSSLAVAVHTIAEEHGLMAFDLLSPLLHSLSVFLGTVAQSTPGLLHQIDTDYFRRMEAVNFTVKHDDGQENRGLVKADLVLVGVSRSSKTPLSMYLANKGYKVANVPLVKGIDPPEELEAIDPSKVVGLLISPKRLVEIRTSRLVNMGQSMKNSYADYEKVEDEIAFCRQYYRRHPGWLIIDVTCKSVEESASEILRRLVGQFAE